From the Chitinophaga lutea genome, the window AGTTCATGCACAAGCGCACGTTTCAAACCCCTACCCTCACAATTTGTACGGCAACCGCCAGGCACTCGTTCTCGAAAAAGAAAAGCTGCATCAAAAACTGATGCAGCTTCTTTATTGTTGTAACCCACATTATTAAATAGCCGGGTCCGCGGGTGTGCTGGGATTGTTATCCCTTTCGATCAGCGGGTAAGGATAAAAATTCCGGTTCCTTTCCTCACCGGGCGCATTGGGCCCGGGGCGTCCGAAACGGCGGCTGTCTTCCAGCTCCTGGCCGCAGAGGAACATCTCCAGTCTTCTTTGTTTATAGATGTCGGTGAGCAGGGCGGCTGTCGTCATCGCGCCGCTGTACGCCGGCTGCGAAGCGCCGATGCCGTAGATGTCGGTCGTTTTGGTGCGCACGGCATCCAGGGCGGTTTTGCTCTGTACGAACTGCGACTGGCGGGCGTAGTTTTCCGCGATGATCAGGTGCATTTCGCCGGGCAGGTATACCGGGTAAGAAGCGGTGGTGTTCAGCGCAAATGCTTTCAGCGGATAGGTGGTCGGCCCCGTACGGCTGATGTAGAACCCTACGCGCGGATCCGTTGCCGCAGGTACCGGCGCGAGGCCGTTGCGGAGGCCGAGCGTGGAATCGATCGCGCCGAATACGTTCACCGTGAAGTTCCACTCACCCAGCGGGTTGGTGGTCACCGCGGAAAAACGGAACTCCGATTTCACCGTCAGGCTGGCGGCGGAGGCGTATGTGATGGCTTTGTTGCCGGATGCTGCATCGTAAGTGCCGGTGATCATGCTCTGGATGTTGTAGTAACGTGCCAGCAATGCTTTCACGGTATTCTTCACATCGATGCCCGCCGGTACTCTGCTGAGAAACTTCGCGCTGGGCGCAGTTGCAGCCAGGTCGGCATCCGCACTTTCAAGTACCTCGATCACTTTTTTCAGCACGTCGGCGCGCGGACTGAACGCGGCATTGTTTTCCGTTTTCAGCGGGATGTGCTCGAAAAACTGCACCAGGGTGCCCATGCTCAGGGCGTAGAAAATACTGCCATATGCTTTCAACCCTACCTTGTCGCCTGCGTCCGCGGCCACGTTGAGATTATTCAGTACCGTTTCGGCCTCGGTGCGCGCGAGCAGGCATTGCGTCCACAACTGGGATACCACGGAGTTGGCCTGTGTAACGGCGCCTTTGCCGGTTTCCAGTTCTTTTTCCGCGGTGTTACCGATGTTGAGGGTGTACAGTGCATACACGCCATACGCCGCCCCGATCGGTGCGGAATACAGCGGGCTCTGGCGGCCGATGGTAAAACGCCGCTGTAAGCCGGCGCTGAGGTTCATCAAAGCATCCGGACTGGTCGTCACGCTCGGTACCGATGCCGTACTCGGGTTGATGTATTCTTTATTGCAGGAAACGATCGGCAGCGCACTTCCCAGCATGAGCAATAAAGCCGTTTTTTTGATATAATGCGTTTTCATGATTGTAGTGGTTTGAATTTAGAAACTGGCTCTGAACGATAACTGGTAGGTTCTGGGAATCGGCACGTTCCCGAAATCCAGCCCGCGCAAAACGGAAGCATTCCCGGCGGCATTGGTTTCCGGATCATAACCGTCGTAAGTGTCGAAGCTCACCAGGTTACGGCCT encodes:
- a CDS encoding RagB/SusD family nutrient uptake outer membrane protein; its protein translation is MKTHYIKKTALLLMLGSALPIVSCNKEYINPSTASVPSVTTSPDALMNLSAGLQRRFTIGRQSPLYSAPIGAAYGVYALYTLNIGNTAEKELETGKGAVTQANSVVSQLWTQCLLARTEAETVLNNLNVAADAGDKVGLKAYGSIFYALSMGTLVQFFEHIPLKTENNAAFSPRADVLKKVIEVLESADADLAATAPSAKFLSRVPAGIDVKNTVKALLARYYNIQSMITGTYDAASGNKAITYASAASLTVKSEFRFSAVTTNPLGEWNFTVNVFGAIDSTLGLRNGLAPVPAATDPRVGFYISRTGPTTYPLKAFALNTTASYPVYLPGEMHLIIAENYARQSQFVQSKTALDAVRTKTTDIYGIGASQPAYSGAMTTAALLTDIYKQRRLEMFLCGQELEDSRRFGRPGPNAPGEERNRNFYPYPLIERDNNPSTPADPAI